A window of the Hypomesus transpacificus isolate Combined female chromosome 8, fHypTra1, whole genome shotgun sequence genome harbors these coding sequences:
- the LOC124470026 gene encoding acyl-CoA dehydrogenase family member 11-like isoform X1, which yields MCRSKTLDANNRNSDAFFRHADHSMILVPLHTPGVNLIRPLTVFGQDDAIHGGHFEIQFDNVRVPSSNIILGEGRGFEIAQGRLGPGRLHHCMRAVGLAEWALELLCQRAANRSTFGKKLYQHEVVAHWIAECRLSIEQTRLLTLSAAHALDTLGSRAARKQIAMIKVAAARMACEVTDCAIQVHGGAGVSDDFPLAQMYAYARTLRIADGPDEVHLSSIARLELRDQLKAAQAKL from the exons ATGTGCAGGAGCAAGACCCTGGATGCTAACAACAG AAACAGTGATGCGTTCTTCAGACACGCTGACCACAGCATGATACTGGTCCCACTCCACACTCCTGGAGTAAACCTGATCAGACCACTCACTGTATTCGGACAGGATG ACGCTATCCACGGAGGACATTTTGAGATACAGTTCGACAATGTCCGTGTACCTTCCTCCAACATCATCCTGG gggaagggaggggtttTGAGATCGCCCAGGGTCGTCTGGGCCCGGGCAGGCTGCACCACTGCATGAGGGCGGTGGGGCTGGCCGAATGGGCCCTGGAGCTTCTGTGTCAGAGAGCTGCCAACAGGAGCACCTTCGGAAAGAAACTCTACCAACAC GAGGTGGTGGCCCACTGGATAGCAGAGTGTCGTCTGTCCATAGAGCAGACCCGCCTGCTAACGCTCAGTGCTGCTCACGCCCTGGACACTCTGGGGAGCAGGGCTGCCAGgaaacag ATTGCCATGATTAAGGTGGCTGCGGCCAGGATGGCCTGCGAGGTGACGGACTGCGCCATTCAGGTTCACGGGGGCGCGGGCGTGTCGGATGACTTTCCTCTCGCCCAAAT GTACGCGTACGCCCGCACCCTGCGCATCGCAGACGGGCCCGACGAGGTGCATCTGTCCTCCATCGCCCGCCTGGAACTGAGAGACCAGCTGAAGGCGGCCCAGGCCAAGCTGTGA
- the LOC124470026 gene encoding acyl-CoA dehydrogenase family member 11-like isoform X2 has protein sequence MCRSKTLDANNRHADHSMILVPLHTPGVNLIRPLTVFGQDDAIHGGHFEIQFDNVRVPSSNIILGEGRGFEIAQGRLGPGRLHHCMRAVGLAEWALELLCQRAANRSTFGKKLYQHEVVAHWIAECRLSIEQTRLLTLSAAHALDTLGSRAARKQIAMIKVAAARMACEVTDCAIQVHGGAGVSDDFPLAQMYAYARTLRIADGPDEVHLSSIARLELRDQLKAAQAKL, from the exons ATGTGCAGGAGCAAGACCCTGGATGCTAACAACAG ACACGCTGACCACAGCATGATACTGGTCCCACTCCACACTCCTGGAGTAAACCTGATCAGACCACTCACTGTATTCGGACAGGATG ACGCTATCCACGGAGGACATTTTGAGATACAGTTCGACAATGTCCGTGTACCTTCCTCCAACATCATCCTGG gggaagggaggggtttTGAGATCGCCCAGGGTCGTCTGGGCCCGGGCAGGCTGCACCACTGCATGAGGGCGGTGGGGCTGGCCGAATGGGCCCTGGAGCTTCTGTGTCAGAGAGCTGCCAACAGGAGCACCTTCGGAAAGAAACTCTACCAACAC GAGGTGGTGGCCCACTGGATAGCAGAGTGTCGTCTGTCCATAGAGCAGACCCGCCTGCTAACGCTCAGTGCTGCTCACGCCCTGGACACTCTGGGGAGCAGGGCTGCCAGgaaacag ATTGCCATGATTAAGGTGGCTGCGGCCAGGATGGCCTGCGAGGTGACGGACTGCGCCATTCAGGTTCACGGGGGCGCGGGCGTGTCGGATGACTTTCCTCTCGCCCAAAT GTACGCGTACGCCCGCACCCTGCGCATCGCAGACGGGCCCGACGAGGTGCATCTGTCCTCCATCGCCCGCCTGGAACTGAGAGACCAGCTGAAGGCGGCCCAGGCCAAGCTGTGA